From the genome of Bradyrhizobium elkanii USDA 76, one region includes:
- a CDS encoding DUF1515 family protein, with protein sequence MSGDDTASVNAALLQMAAKIGGLESTVSTLLQTWQRMEEKASEGRKDLHRKVDDLRADMTAMGAQVATATKDIADMKPTVQAVQNVRVQATGVRNASRWLYWVALGLSGGVGWIVTNFVDIHVKH encoded by the coding sequence ATGAGCGGCGACGACACGGCCAGCGTAAATGCTGCCTTGCTCCAAATGGCCGCCAAGATCGGCGGCCTCGAGTCGACCGTCTCGACGCTACTGCAGACCTGGCAGCGGATGGAAGAGAAGGCCTCGGAGGGCCGCAAGGATCTCCACCGGAAGGTTGACGACCTGCGAGCCGACATGACGGCGATGGGCGCGCAGGTCGCGACGGCGACGAAGGACATCGCCGATATGAAGCCGACCGTCCAGGCCGTCCAGAATGTGCGAGTGCAGGCGACCGGCGTGCGAAACGCTAGCCGTTGGCTCTATTGGGTTGCTCTCGGTCTGAGCGGCGGCGTCGGCTGGATCGTGACCAACTTCGTCGACATTCACGTCAAGCACTGA
- a CDS encoding phosphatase PAP2 family protein → MPAPPATPESANYFGRLLTLVWLSLAQLVRAPSHSRRAEAARRSARHGLLLVVIVGAVIITLMYVFDVTEISLMPPRGTPSLWWVKTLTDFGKDEYVLCALGLLLIAVALVAPALRGVPRATLLGLGTRLQYLFLSVVLSVVVGELIKWIVGRGRPFVGGNANAFNFQHFAGTEAYSSFPSGHSITAFALAFAVSAVWPRARFAMLVYALVIAATRLVLLAHHPSDVVAGALVGVIGAMVVRYWFAARRLGFAIHRDGTVVALSGPSDGRLKRVARSAFAP, encoded by the coding sequence ATGCCGGCGCCGCCCGCCACCCCGGAATCCGCCAACTATTTCGGACGACTGCTGACGCTGGTTTGGCTGTCCCTTGCCCAGCTCGTGCGGGCGCCGTCGCATTCGCGCCGCGCAGAGGCGGCGCGCCGCTCCGCGCGCCACGGACTTTTGCTCGTCGTCATCGTCGGCGCCGTGATCATCACGCTGATGTATGTGTTCGATGTCACCGAGATCAGTCTGATGCCGCCACGCGGCACGCCGAGTCTGTGGTGGGTGAAGACGCTCACCGATTTCGGCAAGGACGAGTATGTGCTGTGCGCGCTTGGTCTGCTGCTGATCGCGGTCGCGTTGGTGGCGCCTGCGCTGCGCGGCGTGCCGCGCGCCACCTTGCTCGGCCTCGGAACGAGGCTGCAATACCTGTTTCTGTCGGTCGTGCTCTCGGTCGTTGTCGGTGAATTGATCAAGTGGATCGTCGGCCGCGGGCGGCCCTTTGTCGGCGGCAACGCCAATGCCTTCAACTTCCAGCATTTCGCCGGCACCGAGGCCTATTCGAGCTTTCCTTCGGGACATTCGATCACGGCGTTCGCACTGGCCTTTGCCGTGTCCGCGGTGTGGCCGCGTGCACGGTTCGCGATGCTGGTCTATGCGCTGGTCATCGCCGCGACCCGGCTCGTGCTGCTGGCGCATCATCCGAGCGACGTGGTGGCCGGGGCGCTGGTCGGGGTGATCGGCGCAATGGTCGTGCGCTACTGGTTTGCCGCCCGCCGCCTTGGTTTTGCCATTCATCGCGACGGCACCGTGGTGGCGCTGTCGGGACCGTCGGACGGGCGTCTCAAAAGGGTTGCGAGGAGCGCCTTCGCCCCATAA
- a CDS encoding helix-turn-helix domain-containing protein: MSIYDLMRQRCGLSQAEAAEFQDVRLDTIKSWCSGRRPAPQRAVDELRDLYRRIREAGEAYAHQVNRRGPRVDDAGARYQVAEPIDDADAIASGWPSKAACLAALGIAIATLPADVALELVPHKTGGIGIPRAPKGAVSH, from the coding sequence ATGAGCATTTATGACCTGATGCGTCAGCGCTGCGGCCTCTCGCAGGCCGAGGCCGCCGAATTCCAGGACGTCCGCCTCGATACGATCAAGTCCTGGTGCAGCGGCCGGCGCCCTGCCCCGCAGCGCGCCGTCGACGAGCTGCGAGATCTCTATCGCCGTATCCGCGAGGCCGGCGAGGCCTACGCGCACCAGGTCAACCGCCGCGGGCCGCGCGTCGATGACGCCGGCGCGCGCTACCAGGTCGCCGAGCCGATCGACGACGCAGACGCAATCGCCAGCGGATGGCCCAGCAAGGCCGCCTGCCTCGCAGCGCTCGGCATCGCGATCGCGACCCTGCCGGCCGACGTCGCGCTCGAGCTCGTCCCGCACAAGACTGGCGGCATCGGTATTCCGCGCGCGCCCAAAGGGGCAGTTTCGCACTAA
- a CDS encoding ArnT family glycosyltransferase, which yields MVDGLQPRRFGAGQQSVKPAHSSRRLFMAFEFATASQWRSILFLTLTCLVLFLPGFFTIPPIDRDEVRFAQATKQMVESGDFVDIRFQDDVRYKKPVGIYWMQAAALKTVSALGVPRAQVRIWVYRLPSLIGAIGAVLLTYWTALAFVTRQGAVLAALMMASCVLLGVEARLAKTDAMLLLTVTAAMGAMARVYLSWQRGEDPAHPSWGPPAVFWTALAVGILLKGPLILMFVGLAMAGLAILDRSAAWFWRMRPVWGLMWTLVLVLPWFVLIFLRAGDTFFADSVGGDMLSKLGAQESHGAPPGIYLLLFWITFWPGAPLAGMAAPAVWRARREPGAQFLLAWLIPSWIVFEAVLTKLPHYVLPLYPAIAILTVGALERRVLSRSPWLLRGAAWWFAIPAFGAVLVIVGAIKAIHQPVFPAWPLFAVAMVFGLIAWWLFEDSRAERSLLNAVIAAALMAAGTYGVVLPRLTTVFPSQEVARALRNVTCVGPKAAAAGFHEPSLVFMTDTSTLLTDGSGAADFLRQGSCRFALVEQRSERAFVQRAEAIGLRYNAPVRVEGYNISQGKAVSIAIFRSEGTE from the coding sequence ATGGTGGATGGCCTCCAACCCCGGCGCTTCGGAGCAGGGCAACAGTCTGTAAAACCTGCGCATTCGAGCCGCAGGCTGTTCATGGCGTTCGAGTTCGCAACGGCCAGCCAATGGCGTTCGATCCTGTTCCTGACGCTGACCTGCCTGGTGCTGTTCCTGCCGGGCTTCTTTACCATCCCGCCGATCGACCGTGACGAGGTCCGCTTTGCCCAGGCGACCAAGCAGATGGTCGAGAGCGGCGATTTCGTCGACATCCGCTTCCAGGACGACGTCCGTTACAAGAAACCGGTTGGCATCTACTGGATGCAGGCGGCTGCGCTGAAGACCGTCTCCGCGCTCGGGGTGCCGCGCGCCCAGGTCCGCATCTGGGTCTACCGCCTGCCGTCCCTGATCGGCGCCATCGGCGCCGTTTTGCTGACCTATTGGACGGCGCTGGCCTTCGTGACGCGGCAGGGGGCGGTGCTGGCCGCCCTCATGATGGCAAGCTGCGTGTTGCTCGGGGTCGAAGCGCGGCTCGCCAAGACCGACGCGATGCTGCTGCTGACGGTCACCGCGGCGATGGGCGCGATGGCGCGGGTCTATCTGTCGTGGCAGCGCGGCGAGGACCCCGCACACCCGTCATGGGGCCCGCCCGCGGTCTTCTGGACGGCGCTGGCGGTCGGCATCCTGCTCAAGGGGCCCCTGATCCTGATGTTCGTCGGCCTTGCAATGGCCGGGCTTGCGATCCTCGATCGATCGGCGGCCTGGTTCTGGCGCATGCGCCCGGTCTGGGGCCTGATGTGGACCCTGGTGCTGGTGCTGCCGTGGTTCGTGCTGATCTTCCTGCGCGCCGGCGACACCTTCTTTGCCGATTCGGTCGGCGGCGACATGCTGAGCAAGCTCGGTGCACAGGAATCCCATGGTGCGCCGCCTGGAATCTATCTGCTGCTGTTCTGGATCACGTTCTGGCCCGGTGCACCGCTGGCCGGCATGGCGGCGCCTGCGGTTTGGCGCGCGCGGCGCGAGCCCGGCGCGCAGTTCCTGCTGGCCTGGCTGATCCCGTCCTGGATCGTGTTCGAGGCCGTGCTGACCAAGCTGCCGCATTACGTGCTGCCGCTCTATCCGGCGATCGCGATCCTGACCGTCGGCGCGCTGGAGCGGCGCGTGCTGTCGCGCTCGCCCTGGCTGTTGCGGGGCGCCGCCTGGTGGTTCGCGATCCCCGCATTCGGCGCGGTGCTGGTGATCGTCGGCGCCATCAAGGCGATCCATCAGCCGGTGTTTCCGGCCTGGCCGTTGTTCGCCGTCGCGATGGTGTTCGGCCTGATCGCGTGGTGGTTGTTCGAGGACAGCCGCGCCGAGCGCTCGCTGCTCAATGCGGTGATTGCCGCGGCGCTGATGGCAGCCGGCACCTATGGCGTGGTGCTGCCGCGGCTCACCACCGTATTTCCGAGCCAGGAGGTCGCACGCGCCTTGCGCAACGTGACCTGCGTCGGCCCGAAGGCGGCAGCCGCCGGCTTCCACGAGCCGAGCCTCGTCTTCATGACCGATACCTCTACGCTGCTCACCGACGGATCGGGCGCCGCGGATTTCCTCAGGCAGGGCTCCTGCCGCTTCGCGCTGGTCGAACAGCGCTCGGAGCGCGCCTTCGTGCAGCGCGCCGAGGCGATCGGTCTGCGCTACAACGCGCCGGTGCGCGTCGAGGGCTACAACATCTCGCAAGGCAAGGCGGTCTCGATCGCGATCTTCCGTTCCGAAGGGACGGAATGA
- the pbpC gene encoding penicillin-binding protein 1C codes for MSGTLKTAPVRRSRWRRIKTVLAICAVATLSAAGAFAAWVVSLGPLPLDKAQQVSTTVIDRNGKLLRAYAMADGRWRLPVDAKTSVDPTYLKLLFAYEDKRFFEHHGIDPLALSRAAFQLLTSGHIVSGGSTITMQLARLIEPRHQRSVYAKLRQMVRAVELERQLSKDQILDLYLALAPFGGNLEGIRAASIAYFGKEPKRLSLAEAALLVALPQSPERRRLDRYPDAAHAARDRVLERMVEDGVVSKDDAAQATATAVPKMRKQIPILAPHSSDQAIATMKDTPVIKLTLDATLQRNLEALARDRAIAQGPDVSVAIVVVDNETGDVLARVGSADYFDERRAGQVDMTRAVRSPGSTLKPFIYGLAFEDGFVHPDSLIEDRPIRFGTYAPENFDMTFQGTVPIRKALQLSLNVPAIALLDRVGASRLSSRLKQAGTSLVLPKDEAPGLAMGLGGVGVTLQDLAQLYSGLARLGATKPLREIVQADDGRDTMRLMDQAAAWQVGNVLLGTPPPENGVHNRIAFKTGTSYGYRDAWSVGFDGRVTIGVWVGRPDGAPVPGLVGRTAAAPILFDAFARTGKIPAALPKPPRGVLVASNAKLPPPLRRFRPLGELVRSGSDQAPHIQFPLNGSRIDVDQSEGGRNAALPVKVAGGVLPLTVLVNGVSAGDIDSRRQRLIDPPGPGFARLTVIDATGAADTVVIRVQ; via the coding sequence ATGAGCGGAACGTTGAAGACAGCACCGGTACGCAGATCGCGCTGGCGACGGATCAAGACGGTCCTTGCGATCTGTGCCGTCGCAACGCTGAGCGCAGCCGGCGCATTCGCCGCCTGGGTCGTGTCGCTCGGACCGCTGCCGCTCGACAAGGCCCAGCAGGTCTCGACCACGGTGATCGATCGCAACGGCAAGCTGCTCCGCGCCTATGCGATGGCGGATGGGCGCTGGCGGCTGCCGGTCGACGCGAAGACGTCAGTCGATCCCACCTATCTGAAGCTCTTGTTCGCCTATGAGGACAAGCGCTTCTTTGAGCATCACGGCATCGATCCGTTGGCGCTGTCGCGCGCCGCATTCCAGCTTCTCACAAGCGGCCATATCGTCTCGGGCGGTTCGACGATCACGATGCAGCTGGCGCGGCTGATCGAGCCGCGCCACCAGCGCTCGGTCTACGCAAAGCTGCGGCAGATGGTGCGCGCGGTCGAACTGGAGCGGCAGCTTTCGAAAGACCAGATCCTCGATCTCTATCTTGCGCTGGCGCCGTTCGGCGGCAATCTCGAGGGCATCCGCGCCGCCTCGATCGCCTATTTCGGCAAGGAGCCGAAGCGGCTGTCGCTCGCCGAAGCCGCGCTGCTGGTGGCGCTGCCGCAATCGCCGGAGCGGCGGCGGCTCGACCGTTATCCGGACGCGGCCCACGCCGCCCGCGACCGCGTGCTCGAGCGCATGGTCGAGGATGGCGTGGTGTCGAAGGACGATGCCGCGCAGGCCACGGCGACGGCGGTGCCGAAGATGCGCAAGCAGATTCCGATCCTGGCGCCGCATTCGTCCGATCAGGCGATCGCGACGATGAAGGATACGCCCGTCATCAAGCTGACGCTCGACGCCACGCTGCAACGGAACCTGGAGGCCCTGGCGCGCGACCGCGCCATCGCGCAGGGGCCCGACGTCTCGGTTGCGATCGTCGTGGTCGACAATGAGACGGGCGACGTGCTCGCGCGCGTCGGCTCGGCGGATTATTTCGACGAGCGGCGGGCCGGCCAGGTCGACATGACGCGCGCCGTGCGCTCGCCGGGCTCGACCTTGAAGCCGTTCATCTATGGCCTTGCCTTCGAGGATGGCTTTGTCCATCCCGACAGTCTGATCGAGGACCGGCCGATCCGCTTCGGCACCTACGCGCCAGAAAATTTCGACATGACGTTCCAGGGCACGGTGCCGATCCGCAAGGCGCTGCAATTGTCGCTGAACGTGCCGGCGATCGCGTTGCTCGACCGCGTCGGTGCCAGCCGGCTGTCGTCGCGGCTGAAGCAGGCCGGCACCAGTCTCGTGCTGCCGAAGGACGAGGCACCGGGCCTTGCGATGGGTCTCGGCGGTGTCGGCGTCACGCTGCAGGATCTCGCCCAGCTCTATTCCGGCCTGGCGCGGCTCGGCGCCACCAAGCCGCTGCGCGAGATCGTGCAGGCCGATGACGGCCGCGACACAATGCGGCTGATGGATCAGGCTGCGGCCTGGCAGGTCGGCAACGTCCTGCTCGGCACGCCGCCGCCGGAGAACGGCGTGCACAACCGGATCGCGTTCAAGACCGGCACCAGCTACGGCTATCGCGATGCCTGGTCGGTCGGCTTCGACGGCCGCGTCACGATCGGCGTCTGGGTCGGCCGTCCGGACGGCGCGCCGGTGCCGGGGCTGGTCGGCCGCACCGCCGCTGCGCCGATCCTGTTCGATGCCTTTGCGCGTACCGGCAAGATCCCGGCGGCATTGCCGAAGCCGCCACGCGGCGTTCTGGTCGCCTCCAACGCGAAACTGCCGCCGCCGCTGCGCCGCTTCCGGCCGCTCGGCGAACTGGTCCGCAGCGGCAGCGACCAGGCTCCGCATATCCAGTTTCCGCTGAACGGCTCGCGCATCGACGTCGATCAATCCGAGGGCGGCCGCAATGCCGCGCTGCCGGTCAAGGTCGCCGGCGGGGTGCTGCCGCTGACGGTGCTCGTGAATGGTGTCTCAGCCGGGGACATCGACAGCCGGCGCCAGCGCCTGATCGACCCGCCGGGGCCGGGCTTCGCCCGGCTCACCGTGATCGATGCCACGGGTGCCGCGGATACCGTTGTGATCCGCGTGCAATGA
- a CDS encoding alpha-2-macroglobulin family protein → MIGLVRAATICAMLAFALVGAQAADKAFKRDDLADSAIKLEAQIKSEAGAVNKSAATLRTDADAAFKRNDFRGGLTILGQIAATTPEDGANWLRLARTIFQIRSASSSEQTFLMERASTAAYIAYQRAGNAGEEADALAVLGKALAERKLWRPALDSLRLSLDMREVADVRGQYEKMRDEHGFRLLDYTVDSDAASPRACFQFSEELAKRVDFAPYLALAGTDKPALSAEGQQLCVDGLKHGERYNINLRAGLPSTVKETLPKSAEFNIYVRDRKPFVRFTGRAYVLPRTGQRGIPVVSVNTPAVKVDVFRIGDRNLINTVIDSDFQSTLSRYQLSDLGDQRGVKVWSGELATATTLNQDVVTAFPVDQALGDLQPGVYVMTAAAKGPGTDDDGTLATQWFIVSDMGLSAFSGNDGIHVFVNSLASTEPVANADVKLVARNNEILATRKTDAAGHVLFEQGLARGEGGLSPALLTVMGEKADYAFLSLKTNAFDLTDRGVAGRAIPAGADAFVYAERGVYRSNETVYLTALLRDGQGNALTGTPLTMVIERPDGVEFRRAVLPDQGAGGRMLAVALNSAVPTGTWRARVFTDPKGSSVGETTFMVEDYIPERVEFDLTSKEKVIKAEVPVELQVSGHFLYGAPASGLQLEGDMLVAPAANGRPGYAGYQFGVDDEQTASNERTPIEDLPEADANGAATFPVKLEKVPTSTRPQEAQIYIRMAETGGRSVERKIVLPVAPAASLIGVKPLFGDKSVAEGDKAEFDVVFVAPDGKQLPRNGLRYELLKLESRYQWYRQNSSWQYEPVKSTRRVADGDVNLAADRPMRLTFQPQPGRYRLDVKSTDADGPVTSVQFDVGWYSDGSADTPDLLETSIDKPEYASGDTMTVSVNARTAGKLTVYVLGDRLLTTQSVDVKEGTQQVKLPVGKDWGTGAYVMTTLRRPLDAAAGRMPGRAIGLKWFGIDKKARTLAVELTPPALVRPGSTLKIPVKLGGLNPGEDAKVVLAAVDVGILNLTNYKPPAPDDYYLGQRRLTAEIRDLYGQLIDGMQGTRGQIRSGGDSAGAELQGSPPTQKPLALYSGIVTVGPDGTAEVSFDIPEFAGTARVMAVAWSATKVGRANVDVIVRDPVVVTATLPRFLLTGDKGTISMDIDNVEGAAGSYAISVKASGPIKVSGNSTTTMKLAAKQRSSLSLGLEAGSAGRAEFDVDISGPNGLTLARHYALDVKPATQVLARRSIRTLAKGESLTLTSDMFSDLVPGTGSVSVSASLSTALDAASILKALDRYPYGCSEQITSRALPLLYVNDLAAGAHLAMDTAVDQRIRDAIERLLARQGSNGSFGLWSAGGDDAWLDAYVTDFLTRAREKGFAVPDVLFKNALDRVRNSVVNANEPEKDGGRDLAYGLYVLARNGAAPIGDLRYLADTKLNNLATPISKAQLAAALALVGDKARAERVYGAALDALNPKPVIEFGRVDYGSALRDAAALVSLAGEGNAPRTTLTQAVLRVEAARGLSPYTSTQENAWMVLAARALAKETLALDINGQPVKTAVYRSYKAEEMAGQPLRITNTGDAPVQAVISVSGSPVTPEPAASNGFKIERSYFTLDGKPADVSKAKQNDRFAVVLKVTEAKPEFGHVMVADYLPAGLEIDNPNLVSSGDSGTLAWIEDGVEPKNTEFRDDRFTAAIDRGANDKSVFTVAYVVRAVSPGKYVLPQAYVEDMYNPSRYGRSGTGAVEVKPAK, encoded by the coding sequence ATGATCGGATTGGTTCGTGCCGCCACGATATGCGCCATGCTGGCGTTCGCCCTGGTGGGCGCCCAGGCCGCGGACAAGGCCTTCAAGCGCGACGATCTCGCCGATTCCGCGATCAAGCTGGAAGCCCAGATCAAGAGCGAGGCCGGCGCGGTCAACAAATCGGCCGCGACCCTGCGCACCGACGCCGACGCCGCCTTCAAGCGCAATGATTTCCGCGGCGGGCTCACGATCCTCGGCCAGATCGCGGCGACCACGCCGGAGGACGGCGCCAACTGGCTGCGCCTCGCCAGGACGATCTTCCAGATCCGGTCGGCGAGCTCAAGCGAACAGACGTTCCTGATGGAGCGCGCCTCGACTGCCGCCTACATCGCCTATCAGCGCGCCGGCAATGCGGGCGAGGAGGCGGACGCGCTGGCCGTGCTCGGCAAAGCGCTTGCCGAGCGCAAGCTATGGCGCCCGGCGCTGGACAGCTTGCGGCTGTCGCTCGACATGCGCGAGGTCGCCGATGTCCGCGGCCAGTACGAGAAGATGCGCGACGAGCACGGTTTCCGGCTGCTCGATTATACCGTCGATTCCGACGCGGCCTCGCCGCGGGCCTGCTTCCAGTTCTCGGAGGAGCTCGCCAAGCGCGTCGACTTCGCGCCGTATCTCGCGCTCGCCGGCACCGACAAGCCGGCCTTGTCGGCGGAAGGCCAGCAGCTCTGCGTCGACGGGCTGAAGCACGGCGAGCGCTACAACATCAATCTGCGTGCCGGCCTGCCGTCGACTGTCAAGGAGACCCTGCCGAAATCGGCCGAGTTCAACATCTATGTCCGCGACCGCAAGCCGTTCGTGCGGTTCACCGGGCGGGCCTATGTGCTGCCGCGGACCGGACAGCGCGGTATCCCGGTGGTCAGCGTCAACACGCCGGCGGTCAAGGTCGACGTCTTCCGGATCGGCGACCGCAACCTGATCAACACGGTGATCGACAGCGACTTCCAGAGCACGCTGAGCCGCTACCAGCTCTCCGATCTCGGCGACCAGCGCGGCGTCAAGGTATGGTCCGGCGAGCTTGCGACAGCGACCACGCTGAACCAGGACGTCGTCACGGCGTTTCCGGTCGACCAGGCGCTCGGCGATCTGCAGCCCGGTGTCTATGTCATGACCGCCGCGGCCAAGGGGCCGGGTACCGACGACGACGGCACGCTGGCGACGCAATGGTTCATCGTTTCGGACATGGGCCTGTCGGCCTTCTCCGGCAATGACGGTATCCACGTCTTCGTCAACTCGCTGGCTTCGACCGAACCGGTCGCCAACGCCGACGTGAAGCTGGTCGCCCGCAACAACGAGATCCTGGCCACCCGCAAGACCGATGCCGCCGGCCATGTGCTGTTCGAGCAAGGCCTGGCCCGCGGCGAGGGCGGGTTGTCGCCGGCGTTGCTGACGGTCATGGGCGAGAAGGCCGATTACGCCTTCCTGAGCCTGAAGACCAATGCGTTCGACCTCACCGACCGCGGCGTCGCGGGCCGGGCGATCCCGGCCGGCGCGGACGCCTTCGTCTACGCCGAGCGTGGCGTCTACCGCTCCAACGAGACCGTCTATCTGACCGCGCTGCTGCGCGACGGGCAGGGCAACGCCCTGACCGGGACGCCGCTGACCATGGTGATCGAGCGCCCCGACGGCGTCGAATTCCGCCGCGCCGTGCTGCCCGACCAGGGCGCCGGCGGCCGGATGCTGGCGGTGGCGCTCAATTCGGCGGTGCCGACCGGCACTTGGCGCGCCCGTGTCTTCACCGATCCGAAGGGCTCGTCGGTCGGCGAGACCACCTTCATGGTCGAGGATTACATCCCCGAACGGGTCGAATTCGATCTGACCAGCAAGGAGAAGGTGATCAAAGCTGAAGTTCCAGTGGAACTTCAGGTCTCGGGTCACTTCCTCTACGGCGCGCCGGCCTCGGGCCTGCAGCTCGAGGGCGACATGCTGGTGGCGCCCGCGGCGAACGGCCGGCCCGGTTATGCCGGCTATCAGTTCGGTGTCGACGACGAGCAGACCGCGAGCAACGAGCGGACCCCGATCGAGGACCTGCCGGAGGCCGATGCCAACGGCGCCGCGACATTCCCGGTGAAGCTCGAGAAGGTGCCGACCTCGACGCGGCCACAGGAGGCCCAGATCTACATCCGCATGGCGGAGACCGGCGGACGCTCGGTGGAGCGCAAGATCGTACTGCCGGTGGCCCCGGCGGCCTCGCTGATCGGCGTGAAGCCGCTGTTCGGCGACAAGAGCGTGGCCGAGGGCGACAAGGCCGAGTTCGACGTCGTGTTCGTCGCGCCCGACGGCAAGCAGCTGCCGCGCAACGGGCTGCGCTACGAGCTGTTGAAGCTCGAGTCGCGCTACCAGTGGTACCGGCAGAATTCGTCCTGGCAGTATGAGCCGGTCAAGTCGACCCGCCGCGTTGCCGATGGCGACGTCAATCTTGCCGCCGACAGGCCGATGCGCCTGACCTTCCAGCCGCAGCCCGGCCGCTACCGGCTCGACGTGAAATCGACCGACGCCGACGGCCCCGTCACCTCGGTGCAGTTCGACGTCGGCTGGTATTCCGACGGCAGCGCCGACACACCCGATCTGCTGGAAACCTCGATCGACAAGCCGGAATATGCCTCGGGCGACACGATGACCGTGTCGGTCAATGCGCGCACAGCAGGCAAGCTGACGGTCTACGTGCTTGGCGACCGCCTGCTGACCACCCAAAGCGTCGACGTCAAGGAGGGCACCCAGCAGGTCAAGCTCCCCGTCGGCAAGGACTGGGGCACCGGTGCGTATGTCATGACGACGTTGCGCCGTCCGCTCGATGCCGCCGCCGGGCGCATGCCCGGCCGCGCGATCGGACTGAAATGGTTCGGGATCGACAAGAAGGCGCGCACGCTGGCCGTCGAGCTGACGCCGCCCGCGTTGGTGCGGCCGGGCTCGACACTGAAGATCCCGGTCAAGCTCGGCGGGCTCAATCCCGGCGAGGATGCTAAGGTGGTGCTGGCCGCGGTCGATGTCGGCATTCTCAATTTGACCAATTACAAGCCGCCGGCGCCGGACGACTACTACCTTGGCCAGCGCCGCCTGACCGCCGAGATCCGCGACCTCTACGGCCAGCTGATCGACGGCATGCAGGGCACCCGCGGCCAGATCCGCAGCGGCGGCGACTCTGCCGGCGCCGAGCTGCAGGGCTCGCCGCCGACGCAGAAGCCGCTCGCGCTCTATTCCGGCATCGTCACGGTCGGGCCTGACGGCACTGCCGAGGTGAGCTTCGACATCCCTGAATTCGCCGGCACCGCGCGGGTGATGGCGGTGGCGTGGAGCGCAACCAAGGTTGGCCGCGCCAATGTTGACGTGATCGTGCGCGATCCCGTGGTGGTGACCGCGACATTGCCGCGCTTCCTGCTGACCGGTGACAAGGGCACCATCAGCATGGATATCGACAATGTCGAAGGTGCAGCCGGCAGCTATGCCATCAGCGTCAAGGCGAGCGGCCCGATCAAGGTTTCGGGTAATTCGACCACGACGATGAAGCTCGCCGCCAAGCAGCGCTCCTCGCTGTCGCTGGGTCTTGAGGCCGGCAGCGCCGGACGTGCCGAGTTCGACGTCGACATCTCCGGGCCGAACGGGCTGACGCTGGCGCGGCATTATGCGCTTGACGTCAAGCCGGCAACGCAGGTCCTGGCGCGCCGTTCGATCCGCACGCTGGCGAAGGGCGAAAGCCTGACGCTGACCTCGGACATGTTCTCCGATCTCGTGCCGGGCACCGGCAGCGTGTCGGTCTCGGCGAGCCTGTCGACGGCGCTCGATGCCGCGAGCATTCTGAAGGCGCTCGATCGCTATCCCTATGGCTGCTCCGAGCAGATCACGAGCCGCGCGCTGCCGCTGCTCTATGTCAACGATCTCGCCGCCGGCGCCCATCTCGCGATGGACACCGCGGTCGACCAGCGCATCCGCGACGCGATCGAGCGGCTCCTCGCTCGACAAGGGTCCAACGGCTCGTTTGGCCTGTGGTCGGCGGGCGGCGACGATGCCTGGCTCGATGCCTACGTCACTGACTTCCTGACCCGGGCCCGCGAAAAGGGCTTTGCGGTGCCGGACGTGCTGTTCAAGAACGCGCTCGACCGCGTCAGGAACTCGGTGGTCAACGCCAACGAGCCGGAGAAGGACGGCGGCCGCGATCTGGCTTACGGCCTCTATGTGCTCGCGCGCAACGGCGCGGCGCCGATCGGTGATCTGCGCTATCTCGCCGACACCAAGCTGAACAATCTGGCGACGCCGATCTCCAAGGCGCAGCTTGCCGCGGCGCTGGCGCTGGTGGGCGACAAGGCGAGGGCCGAGCGGGTCTATGGTGCCGCGCTCGATGCGCTGAACCCGAAACCCGTGATCGAGTTCGGCCGGGTCGACTACGGCTCGGCGCTGCGCGACGCGGCGGCGCTGGTCTCGCTCGCGGGCGAGGGCAATGCGCCACGCACCACGCTGACGCAGGCCGTGCTGCGGGTCGAGGCGGCGCGCGGACTGTCGCCCTACACCTCGACGCAGGAAAATGCGTGGATGGTGCTGGCGGCGCGGGCGCTCGCCAAGGAGACGCTGGCCCTCGACATCAACGGCCAGCCGGTCAAGACCGCGGTCTATCGCAGCTACAAGGCCGAGGAGATGGCCGGCCAGCCACTCAGGATCACCAATACCGGCGACGCACCGGTGCAGGCGGTGATCTCGGTGTCGGGCTCGCCGGTCACGCCGGAGCCGGCGGCCTCCAACGGCTTCAAGATCGAGCGCAGCTATTTCACGCTCGACGGCAAGCCTGCCGATGTCAGCAAGGCGAAACAGAATGACCGCTTCGCGGTTGTCCTGAAGGTCACGGAAGCAAAACCGGAGTTTGGGCACGTCATGGTGGCCGACTATCTGCCGGCCGGGCTCGAGATCGACAACCCGAACCTGGTGTCATCGGGGGATTCCGGCACGCTCGCGTGGATCGAGGACGGCGTCGAGCCGAAGAACACCGAGTTCCGCGATGACCGCTTCACGGCGGCGATCGACCGGGGCGCCAACGACAAGTCGGTGTTCACGGTCGCCTATGTCGTGCGCGCGGTGTCGCCGGGCAAATATGTGCTGCCGCAGGCCTATGTCGAGGACATGTACAATCCCTCGCGCTACGGCCGCAGCGGCACCGGCGCCGTTGAGGTGAAGCCGGCGAAATGA